Genomic segment of Malania oleifera isolate guangnan ecotype guangnan chromosome 7, ASM2987363v1, whole genome shotgun sequence:
TCAGGCTGATCCATGCCCCGCTCCTCCATCATCGTCTCCACGATGCTGCCGCTGAAGTACTCCTTCTCCGCCGCCTGAAGGTTCCCGAACCTCGGGTTCACCGACATACACCCTATCATCTCCTCCTCCGCCGCTTCCCTGCGCCGGCTTTCGCTTTTTCTCGCCGCCGCGCACGGCGGCCTCTTTACGCCGGGCACCATCTTCGCCTTTCCGGCCACCGAACTTCCACAAGCGATGAGCTGGAGGAGCATCGAATTCCGACCCAGAGTCGGTTCGCCGGTGACCAGGTCGCCGCCGTCGAACCGTTTGGACCCGGTGTTGGGCTCGTTGTTCGCTTTGTCCGAGTTAGTGGAGGAGGTCGACGGCGGCGACTCGGTCTCGAGTGTTAACTCGGTGGGCTTCTTCCCGGTTAACGCCGCTGGTTGAGGTTGCCGTGGTTCTTCCATTAATGCCTCGTCCGTGGAGACTCCTCTGGAGCAGCGAGAGAGGGGTGTGTTGGAGCTGGTGTAGCTGGTCTTCTCTTCTTCGTACtcgtcttcttcttcctcttcgtCATCGTCTTCGAACTGTGCTCTGTATCTTGTGTTGTCTGCATCTGCTTCCGGGTTGCGAGTTGCAGGGGGCGGTTTGATTTTCAGATGGAAGGTTGGTTCTGGGATTTGGTGTCTGTTGCTCACCTGAAGTTGTTGAAATCTTTCTGAAACAAGGAATCAAATTTTCAGGACGAAGAAAACAGAGCATCTGCAGGAAGAGAAACAGAGTACAGACCAGTGCAGCCTTGGATTATTTCTGAGCCTTTGAGAACGTACTCGGCTCCTTCTACAGGGTATATGACGTCGTTCTCCGCTAGATCATTCCAGACATACCCGTTCTTGTAGCTCCTAATTATGAAAATCGAGCGTGAAATCAAAACAGAGGCGCATTGTACATTGATACAGAAAAAAATCGATTAAAAGATTTGGGAGGGGACCAAATCGGTGAACAAACAGAACAAAAAAGTACCTTTTGCAAGACCAGGAATAAAGAGAGGGCATGCCTTTACCTCTGAGAACCGTGAGCCGGTCCATTACATCTGCATACTCGTACATTACGCAAAAGAAGCAATAtgcagaaaaaagaaaaaagaaaaaaaagaagagataAGAACAGAGCAGAGCCTCATTTTGATTATTACCTTTGAGGCGAAGCTGTTGAGATGCCAAATGGGAAACCTCCATGTAATGTGGGTGTTCGAGCTGCCCATTGCGGGTGAGGTAATACACAACTTGAACTTTTCTGAAGGGATTGACGACCCTGCTGCTTGGCTGCTGCTGCAGGCGACGATGATGAACAACTCTTGCTCTGTCTGGACTCGTCTCTCTGTTTCTCCTTATCCCTCGAACCTCCATTCTCATAAAATAATCAATCTGCCCTTCTTTTTCTCTATCGATGTAGAATATCACTTTAAGAAATCAATCAACAGTTCTCCTTTTGTCTACATATGTACCCAGAGACGATCCTGAAAGGTGGTAATATTTAAAGGCAGAAGTTAGATTCAAGTTTTGCTGGTGGGATCATGTCCAGAGGGAggaagagggggagagagagagagagagagagagagagaatttaatGATGGAAGGGGTAGGGTCAACTAGCTCACTGTGGAAATGCCATGGGGACTGCAGATGCGCAGCTCTGGAAACTCTGATCCCGAACTCAGGCCGCTGAAAGAAAACTTTTTGTCAACGATAGCGGACTTCAACTTTTTGACACCTCTCATTGAAAAAACTATACAAGGTACCGACCCCAACCCTATGCTTTGTGTTCTACTACACATTGTCTCCTCATAAAAGTATTTCTCTTCTTTcccctacttttttttttttaatttttttaaaatacaaaatcaatattaaataaaaaaaataagtattgcttaaaaaaaaaaatgagattttttttatgcattataatatatatcaattaTTAATGCAACATAATCCAATTctaaaatgaagaagaaagactatctattaattttaataatcatatgttataaatgtaAATTAAGCactttaatcaaaaaataatatgatattatttttacttgatagaaatatttaatttttaattaagaatAATAGTGACATAATcgttaattaaattattaattaaaaattaatcatatattattttattatgcattgtaacttaataaaatataattgaattctaaaatgaataaaaagaaccatctataaatttaaattaacattaaatagactaaaatttttaatttagttattaatattatttatgatataaaaaatcatattttataaatatacattaaataataagattatatttaattaattaataatattatgttattttagttaatagaaaatatttaaatttaaattataaaattgatgtaaatatcatttaaaattttaattatataaatataaatatttttatttaaaatatacttTAAAATACATATtggttattataattcaattcttATCATATGATAAGTAATATGTTATAGacatacattaataacaagattactATCAATTAAAAGTAacaatcttatattattttttaatagtaaatatttatatttttatcataaataattaaaatagttaTTCATGAAATTGTTAATTGAAacatattaatatttataatttaaaatatatttaaaaataagtaCAAAAAGTATCCAAATACCATTTATTTTAAATACGATGACACACCACTTATAACTTTTAGCATTTTTTTCAGTTCAACACTTAttatcaaaactttttttttttttttcctgaaaaacacTTTTGTAGAAATAGTTTCAAATGATTCCAAACAATCCGtctgaaatttgataaaaaaagatAAGAACCTCTGAATAGTTTCCGAACCAcggaataaatgaaaaatatttgataaagaaaatgaaaaaaaaaaacaaaaagcaaaaaacaaaaaacaaaacaaagtcataaaaagaaagaagagaaaatatGGGGTGGTGGGAGTGGAGGAAAATGGGGAGAGTATGGGGCTTACAAAATTAATGGATAGGCTCAAAAGGAAAGCAAAGGACAACAGTTCAGACAATGGAATTGCCATGGCCTTGGGAGAACCTATAATCTCTTTTAGGAGTGGGTGAGATGTAAACTATGCAGGGCATTTTTGTTCAAAATATAAGTTTACTTGTGATAGAAGTATATtgaattttgtaaaatttaaaattcatattctcaAAGACAACTTTATCTTGTTTGCTTCGATCGCacttaatattttagtattttaagcATTTGATAGTCATCAGCCAACAGCAATCggtaatttcaaaaatattaatagCAACACTTGTAGAGTACAATTGAAATAGCTGACATATCCTTATAAGAAAGAATGAGTTATTGGTTGTGGAAAAAGTTATATGGTGACGATAAAGAGGCAAAGGCTATATGGTTGAGAGATGGCAAAAATATCAAATTCTTTCTAGATAAATCCTCttaaaaactaaaacaaaatgATATCGATGGTCTTCTCAATGATTTAAGTGTTTGAAAATCTATTTGTATTGTTTTTGTGTACTTTCTTGTAGAATGGTGATAGTCACCCAGTTAAGGGAATCGCTTAAAAAATTACAATGAAAAATTGCTTGAGCGAGACAAATTATTTGTAGCTAAGGCGACCCAAGAATATTAGGTATCACCTAGGTGACAAAGGCTAGCAAGGTGACGATGGTCGCTTAGTCATTAGTTGAAGGTCACCTAATCATCAAATGAAGGTCACCCAATCATCAGACAATGATGAGAGCAAGAGCAAGCATTGGGCAAACATGTCAACCATAATAAATTGGATCTTTAAAACAATCTTAATGTATTATTAggttttaataaattttaacagAAAATCATTATTAGGATTTATGATTGAAATTTGTTATTTGTAACCTTAGAATTGATGAAGGTTTGACCTTAAAGGTCATTAGGTGTACAACTTATCTTGTAAAGAATATCTCCAATACAACTCAACAAATATAATGTAATAATCTAACAATAAATAAGTCCCAATgtcttttatcatttttttttatccatttctctctcactttcttcCTTCTTAGTCTCTTCCCTCTCTATCTCTCCCCACCTCTTCTAATCTAAATCTTTTCAACTCTCCATTTTCTcccttgttagctttggtgcaatcccaagaaaagagaaggggggggggggtgaattggtatttaaaaattttatcccctaagtcaattcactaacatcagtattacacaagtttagggtcaatctatgcagtcaataaataaacatacgtGTGCAGTAATAGAAAAGTGTGGAAAGATAAACAGTACGCGCAAtatgttaacgaggttcggccaaattgcctacatccttgccttggctacaccagcacaatgattccactatgactcatttaaacgggtggagtggcacctaatacaacatgcCTTACTAGGGTAGTGtgcctaactttcctaaccagatcTAAGCCATTCCTGGACTAtttaacagggctagtctccctcttcagacccatgcttggaatacaacaaatgatataaaatttttgtatacgaaaatacgcttcttcacaagcagatatgtatacCAGTATAACTcaagcaatattgcaagcacatatgatatgtaaatatgtttagTGCTCTAaggtgtgctaaacactcaaatatgcgtagataatcaatctagatcaagagtgtatatctaagtaagatttgaaacacaatatttgaatatcacaatattagatcaaagtttcaaatatgctagcaagttgattcaaacaaactcaataagatgttttcattatactaagcacaaggagtgtttgaatgcaaactttgaaaatgatttttgcacacaaaaatataggcttaggtgtcttACAATGAcgatgcaagaaccacaaccttctaagtcttcccatactagatttatcaaatgagaGTATGAGTTAGTGAGATTAGGCACAATCACTttaaaaatactcacaacacttaaaagatcaagGAAAATTGAGTGTATAAGTGTTtgagagtagtataggctaaaatagatttttgaatttgagagaattttggctttaatcaaattgctaatccttactaattattgcaaatgaacatgtatatataggcaatgaGGAATTtttaaccgttggggactcaaaGGGGATAATTAGAGAAATTTAAAATAGGTctagaaaaattaacctagtataccccttttaatttttagtaaaaattaatttaccctGCGAGATTTGGGGTGCCCCGGTttgaggttcgggtgcttgaatagactcactcaaaaattcactttttaaaggttcgggtgcccaaaattAGAGTCGGTTGGTTGaaccaaagttagtagcattctgtctaaggttcgggtgctcgaagctaagttcggttaaccgaactgaccaattcggtcACTCGAGGCCATAATGAAcatgaaggttcgggtgccctggtagttgaaaagtgttttgacatagattcgggtgcccgagggagatacccTCAAAATGGTTCGAGTGCCTGAACacaagtcaacaatttgacttgtccagggttcagtcgcccgaagcgTTTTACACGCaatggttcgatcacccgaacgctctcaacattttcaatttaagtccaattttgccttatttaattctctaaatataataagtgatgttagGGATTATTTTACGTATAAGAGCTGggacctaaggtccaactagggtctgtttgagcatacttacctatcatgcatgatgcatattattaCAAACTATAGGAGTGTATAGTCCATAACAATATTatatcccaaaatgaagaaagtgaaaaagaattacaaatacaaGACAAACTTCTTCATTCATTAGCACGAACGAACACCGCACGCTATCATGATATGTATTTCAGTTTGAGTACATGCCTAAGGTGAACCTgtatgcaagccttagtacaaaccatcagtaccaagagtatttatcatgatcaaaactgggtatcacctatcaggtcaacatttTCTCCCTTCTTCTACAATTTCTACAATTCTTATTATTACTCTCTTTGTTCTTTTGATGAGAACTGATATAAAGAATTTATTTACAATCAATCCATCATTTACCCATCTAAATTCATACCATCCTTTAATAGATGTTTGTTCTTTGATCAAACAATTTTTGGCACACTTAGTGAGACTTATTATGCTATTACTTATCAAAGGTGAAAGTTAAAACATTATGTTTTGTCCAAAACAATTGAACTCATCGACATAGATTTGGCGACAATTTGCCTAAAAAGGTTTTTGCTCAATTTCTCATACTTATCATGAAATGACAATTGCAATGAAAACGATCATAAGAGATTTAAGGAGCGAGACGAGATTTTAAATGGAAAACGTGGGAAAAAACAGGTTTGAAAATTTAGGATTCACTATTGGCATGGTAAAACCATTGCCTATATACAACGATGGATTCAACCTTCTCTTTTGTAGGTGGACAcccgcccggggggggggggggaatcatCATTTATCTCATACTTATTTTTTGGTTGAAACATCACCTTATGATGATTTCGGTCAAGCATGGACCATAAGGCCTGATTGGAACTTTTAATAGATAACATTGACCAAGAAGATCATGAGAATGATCTATTGGCCAATTATATAAAAGAAGATGAAGAGGTCAATCTCACCATCGATAGGAATTATGAGGATTCCTTAGTAGTTGAATATACTAAATAAAAAGAAGATTTTGATTGGGTTGaacataaaaaatacaaaatctcatttttggaCCAACTTGAGAATTATGAAGACTCTGTAATTAATATGGTCAACTATACCAAGGAGGAGGAAGACTTTAACTTGGCCAAaagtgtcacgacctgctcatttttccacgtatttatttatttatttatttagtttttataataatatcatcataaaatcaatactacatattccacaatccagctcagcaggtccccatccacctagacccgtgggtaccagggatataacaaatcatacagcagaagcctacgcagcagaaagtatagaatcatatacatctcatcataatgtgcataacatataccagagtactacaaccagtaactctcagtatatacaatccaaaaataaatctagggacaattccctcaaaatctaactgtccctaccaaaacttacccttcgcagagggcagataaacaacactaattctgcggggcttttcccgctctcctaaccgaggctcctgaaaaattaatgaaatttaggggtgagacacctcttagtaagggaaataaaataatactagtatgtggcaacatgagtaatttgtgttcaacatatatcatatataacacatttagtattgtttcatcaaatctgggaaaacataggtatatatatatatatatatatatatatatatatatatatatatatatatatatatataaatcaacatggcagaacgTACGgtattttcataacatatctcatctcatatcataataataataacataaaaccattcctggtaggttagctggctgttgtcatgtatcacccccacatgactggattgtgtggctcgaaggcgggacttgacaatggttggccgaccactgccaagtcaatagtctagtttgtaggtccgatgggtctacccagactggtccgtagaccaggggcgataacagcacacgtcttgaaaataaccacatcgaccatccaatctcacaccactctgtacaggggcgttaacacagatatcatgatcacgaagaccatggacacatagcaacggtaccgtgcaagtgctagcctaaaccaagccaaccaggttctgatatcatatacatttaatgaaaccgtgatacataaatatctcatatcatttattttcacatcaatcatatcattttacatatatacgtgtatcatgaaaatcatcagcccgtacgccggtattacacattttatcatagcttggcccgtatgccagctacacatagcgcagcccgtacgctggtagtcacagtcacatagcacggcccgtacgccgacaaatcacataggacaacccgtacaccggcaaatcacatagtacgGCCCGTACCCTGGCAAAACAAATAGCACGACCCATAAGCcgacaaatcacatccacatatatatatatgtaaaacatctcagcccgtatgccggttttccatcataaaaatccatatcatccacattcccagaaaatagtatttcacaacatttttactcatgccacacagtaaattttccacatattcaacatacgatcattttcacagtattttgcaaatatacgacatatatatataatcatatatattttccataaatcaaatgataactatatatatatatataagcattttccaaaacaatactagcttagttgatccccttacctgatccctggaaagcccctaataaaactgccccgcacccgtagggttcctaattcaacaccctgaaaatgaaaaatcacagaattaaagtttagtatttttaagcatacaatattttcctcaactgtcaaaaacccacatattgagtagaaagtttcacccaaaagcattcaaatttaacatctGAGGGGTTTCCTAACCAATActccgaaactgaaaacccccagtattaaatttcagtattttcatgcacacaacatttcttataactagcgcaagaccaaatatgacttaaaaagtcttacctcaactctgggatgatttccaactagttttctcccacgatccgttccagcaaatttggagagaactccgccaggagtgtcattgtgacttcagatcgttgatctgacgtaaaaatagcccaaaaacgaagagagagagagagtgagccgaaggggagagagagaagagagagagatttcttaaaaatgaaataattcccgaattttcgtatatatataaaacaggatttcgtcgacgagcccgaccttcgttgacgagtccttcacaaatttcgtcgacgagaccctgtattcgttaacgaaattcaggctgcctcagaacctctctcggtattttctcgtcgacaaagtcttgtgttcgtcgacgaattctcttataccttcgtcgacgaatacaggggatttgtcgacgaagccctaaaactccccctttttgtttttccctttcgaaatgcaatgtcgtcgacgaacgctcaacgtttgtcgatgaagtctacggcttccttttgtttttggtttccatttccctttccttataatttaaatttcattttaaatttgggtcgttacaaaaagTGAAGAATTCATGTAAcgaatttaattaataattaggaTTTATGACTGGAATTTATTATTTGTAATCTTAGAATTGATGAATGTTTGACTCCAAAGAATTACAAATAAGTGTACAACCTATCTTGTAAAGGATATCTCAAACTCAATTCAATAAACATCATACAATAGCCCAACATTAAGTTGGCCCCAGTGCCTTTATCCATGATGCGTCCAAAATATATCAACTAGTAAGAGGATGTCAACACCTAATCATCACCCTCCAAGTCAGGCCTTCTAATAGgagcaatcaactccaacccaataaagaggaggagagatccacgctggCACCTTAAATGGGTGGAGTAATACACGCAGGCACTTTATGACCCGGGAGCGATTTATGCCCCCGCACTATAAAGACAAATCAACTCAAGGGTCAACCCTAACCACTATAAGAAGTGACGCGGAGAAGAGACCAAAGTAAGTCATTTGACACCCATTTTTACTGTTGCATTTGCCCTCTCTAAAGCATTTCCCTTATGTAGGCATCGGAGcaatcccccggagtacaccccaagtcctccaagcctttcttccttttttttttttcaagtcaaCGGAATCCAAAAGAGCAGTCTTGCCGATTTTATCCTGCAACAATCCattttatctctttctctctcactttATTCTCCCTTTAGTTTCTTCCCTCTATCTG
This window contains:
- the LOC131159909 gene encoding protein SOSEKI 2, whose protein sequence is MRMEVRGIRRNRETSPDRARVVHHRRLQQQPSSRVVNPFRKVQVVYYLTRNGQLEHPHYMEVSHLASQQLRLKDVMDRLTVLRGKGMPSLYSWSCKRSYKNGYVWNDLAENDVIYPVEGAEYVLKGSEIIQGCTERFQQLQVSNRHQIPEPTFHLKIKPPPATRNPEADADNTRYRAQFEDDDEEEEEDEYEEEKTSYTSSNTPLSRCSRGVSTDEALMEEPRQPQPAALTGKKPTELTLETESPPSTSSTNSDKANNEPNTGSKRFDGGDLVTGEPTLGRNSMLLQLIACGSSVAGKAKMVPGVKRPPCAAARKSESRRREAAEEEMIGCMSVNPRFGNLQAAEKEYFSGSIVETMMEERGMDQPELKKSSSYNEERSSKARLEPAVAAEENEEKKLEKAVKGKCIPRKKSSSSSSSSSSAPYSSKQNKK